From one Eptesicus fuscus isolate TK198812 chromosome 21, DD_ASM_mEF_20220401, whole genome shotgun sequence genomic stretch:
- the CMTR2 gene encoding cap-specific mRNA (nucleoside-2'-O-)-methyltransferase 2, with protein sequence MSECRKPTLGSSPETFSPDVVADIFELFAKNFSYGKPLNNEWQLPDSSEIFTCDHTEFNVFLDLKNSLNEVKNLLSDKKLDEWHEHTASTNKAGKIISYVRKSVNAELCTQAWCKFHEILCSFPVIPQEAFQNGKLNSLHLCEAPGAFIASLNHYLKSHRFPCEWSWVANTLNPYHEANDNLTMIMDDRLIANTLHWWYFGPDNTGDIMTLKYLTGLQNFISNMATVHLITADGSFDCQGNPGEQEALVSSLQYCEVVTALTTLGNGGSFVLKMFTLFEHCSINLMYLLNCSFEQVHVFKPATSKAGNSEVYVVCLHYKGREVIQPLLSKMVLNFGTEMTRKSLFPRHVIPASFLKRHEECCVFFHKYQLETISENIRLFEGIGKGEQARLNNLRDCAVQYFMQKFQLKPLSRNNWLVKKSNIGCSTNTKWFRQRNRYFKTYNERKMLETLSWKDKVAKGYFNSWAEEHIAYHPGQSSLLERTASSLECHSWHILKGKKLPKVKCSPFCDGEILKTLNEAIEKSLGGALNLDSKFWPKHQNCCSCHVFSEELIFSELFSLIKCLQNEQVGQRSNQIKCLLVGFPILPDIKMHIPLEVQLLESAELMTFTCSLFHDGDPTYQQLFLDCLLHSLQQLNTGDVMILPVLSCFTRFMAGLIFVLHSCFRFITFSCPTSSEPLKICAVLLCVGYQDLPNPVFQYLQNMNELLSALLNSDAPEQVLQFVPMEVLLQGALLDFLWDLNAAIAKRHLHLIIQGEREEIISSLQLRN encoded by the coding sequence atgagtGAGTGCAGAAAACCAaccctgggttcaagtcctgagACATTCAGCCCAGATGTTGTTGCTGACATTTTTGAACTCTTTGCTAAGAACTTTTCTTATGGCAAGCCACTTAATAATGAGTGGCAGTTACCAGATTCCAGTGAGATTTTCACCTGTGACCACACAGAATTCAATGTGTTCCTTGATTTAAAGAACTCCCTAAATGAAGTAAAAAACCTACTGAGTGATAAGAAGCTGGATGAGTGGCATGAACACACTGCTTCCActaataaagctggaaaaataatttcctatGTGAGAAAATCTGTGAATGCTGAACTTTGTACTCAAGCATGGTGTAAGtttcatgaaattttgtgcaGCTTTCCAGTTATTCCTCAGGAAGCTTTTCAGAATGGAAAACTGAATTCTCTACACCTTTGTGAAGCTCCTGGAGCTTTTATAGCTAGTCTCAATCACTACTTAAAATCCCATCGATTCCCTTGTGAATGGAGTTGGGTAGCTAATACTCTGAATCCATACCATGAAGCAAATGACAATCTTACGATGATTATGGATGACCGACTTATTGCAAATACCTTGCATTGGTGGTACTTTGGTCCAGATAACACTGGTGATATCATGACCTTGAAATATCTGACTGGACTTCAGAATTTCATAAGCAACATGGCCACTGTTCACTTGATCACTGCAGATGGGAGTTTTGATTGCCAAGGAAACCCAGGTGAACAAGAAGCTTTAGTCTCTTCTTTGCAGTACTGTGAAGTAGTCACTGCTCTGACGACTCTTGGAAATGGTGGCTCTTTTGTTCTGAAGATGTTTACTTTGTTTGAACATTGTTCCATAAACTTGATGTACCTGCTCAACTGTTCCTTTGAGCAAGTCCATGTTTTCAAACCTGCTACAAGCAAGGCAGGAAACTCAGAAGTCTATGTGGTATGTCTCCACTATAAGGGGAGAGAGGTAATCCAGCCTCTCTTATCTAAGATGGTGCTGAACTTTGGAACTGAAATGACCAGGAAATCTCTCTTTCCCCGTCATGTGATTCCTGCATCTTTTCTTAAAAGGCATGAAGAATGTTGTGTGTTCTTTCATAAATACCAGCTAGAGACTATTTCTGAGAACATCCGTCTGTTTGAGGGCATAGGGAAGGGGGAACAAGCAAGACTGAATAATTTAAGGGACTGTGCTGTTCAATATTTCATGCAAAAGTTTCAATTAAAGCCTCTTTCCAGAAATAATTGGCTAGTAAAAAAATCTAATATTGGTTGTAGTACAAATACAAAATGGTTTAGGCAGAGgaacagatattttaaaacctATAATGAAAGGAAAATGCTAGAAACTCTTTCATGGAAAGATAAGGTGGCCAAAGGATACTTTAATAGTTGGGCCGAAGAACATATTGCATATCATCCTGGGCAAAGTTCTCTTTTAGAAAGGACAGCTTCCAGTCTTGAGTGTCATTCATGGcatattttaaagggaaagaaactGCCAAAAGTAAAGTGTTCTCCTTTTTGTGATGGTGAAATTTTAAAGACTCTTAATGAAGCAATTGAAAAGTCATTAGGCGGAGCCTTGAATTTGGATTCCAAGTTCTGGCCAAAACATCAGAATTGTTGTTCTTGCCATGTTTTTTCTGAAGAACTGATCTTTTCTGAGTTGTTTAGCCTTATCAAGTGCCTTCAGAATGAGCAGGTTGGACAACGCAGCAACCAAATAAAGTGCCTGCTTGTGGGTTTTCCAATTCTCCCTGATATCAAAATGCATATACCATTGGAAGTTCAACTTCTTGAATCGGCTGAGCTCATGACTTTTACCTGTTCATTGTTTCATGATGGAGACCCAACTTACCAGCAGTTATTTTTGGACTGCCTTCTACATTCATTACAGCAACTTAATACAGGGGATGTTATGATTTTGCCAGTACTTTCCTGTTTTACAAGGTTTATGGCTGGTTTGATCTTTGTACTCCACAGCTGTTTTCGATTCATCACGTTTTCTTGTCCCACATCCTCTGAGCCTCTGAAGATCTGTGCAGTCCTGTTATGTGTTGGTTACCAGGACCTTCCAAATCCAGTTTTCCAGTATCTGCAGAATATGAACGAATTGTTGAGTGCTTTGCTTAACTCTGATGCACCCGAGCAAGTTTTACAGTTTGTGCCAATGGAAGTTCTCCTTCAGGGGGCGCTGCTTGATTTTTTGTGGGATTTGAATGCTGCCATTGCTAAAAGACATTTGCATTTGATTAttcaaggagagagagaagaaatcatCAGCAGCCTTCAGTTACGAAACTGA